GATTATTTCGAGTAACTGGTCTCTCCGGACACCCGTTTGGCAGGCGTTGTACGATTTTTTCGAATAACTGATCTCTCCGGCACCCGTTTGGCAGGCGTCGTACGATTTTTTCGTACAACTGGTCTCTCGGCACACTTGTTTGGGATGCGTTGTACGATCTTTTCGTGTAACTAGTCTCTCGGCACACCTGTTTGGGATGCGTTGTACGATTATTTCGTGTAACTAGTCTCTCGGGGCACTCGTTTGGGATGCGTTGTACGATTATTTCGAGTAACTGGTCTCTCCGGACACCTCCTTGGGAGGCGTTGTACGATTATTTCGAGTAACTGGTCTCTCCGGACACCTCCTTGGGAGGCGTTGTACGATTATTTCGTGCAACTGGTCTCTCCGGACACCTCCTTGGGAGGCGTTGTACGATTATTTCGTGCAACTTATCTCGCGGAACACCTGCTTGGAATGCGTTGTACGATCCTTTCAAGCACCACTACACTCGGAGCTCCCGCTTGGGATGCGTTGAACGGTCTATTCGAGCAACTCCATTTTTCGACAAAATACTTCTTTTTCTCTATTGTTTTTATTGTTTTTTCGATTATAAAAAGGAATTTTTTGCATTTATGTCGAAGTAAATAGGGAAATGGATGTAGATACGCAGGAGGAAAGTCATGAAATGGCGACATAAAAAATTCACCTTCATGGTGATCCCGGATGCGAACAGCTCAGTTATACGTTTCCAACTATCCGCACTCATTCTTATATCGGGGATAGCCGTAATTATTGCATTAATTGCAGGATGTATTGCAGCGTTCCTGATTTACAGAGGAAGCTCCGGACAAATCGGTCAATTAAAACACCAGCTGTCATCAGCCTCGGTTGATTATGAACGAATTATTGATAATAAGAGCAAGCATATCGACGAGCTGCAAACAAACTTAATTGACCTTTCTGAGCAAGCAAAAACTATCAGTACCCATATGAACGACCTTAAGAGCTTAGAATCCCAGCTTAAGGAAATGGTAGGTATTGATGCAGGAGATTCCCGTGCCAAAGCTGCTCATACACAAGAGGAAGACTCTTACAGTGGGCAATTTTCAATGGATGGGGGCACTGGTGGCGAAGACCGTCCTGTTACTGAGGAGGAAATGAAACTTTTACTCGATCAAACCCGCGATGAATTCCTAAATCTTGGAGAAGAGCTTGAGACGATGAAGCCCGAGCTTGAGTTCACCAAATCCCAAGTGGCCAAGCAGCAAAAGCTCATCGCCGTAACTCCAACCATATGGCCGACAGACTCACGCAAAATCACTTCCACCTTCGGAATACGCAAGGATCCTTTTAAAAGAAGAGCGACTTATCATGCAGGCTTAGATATTGGCGCGAATATTGGAGAACCGATATATGCGGCAGCGAACGGGACGGTAATTGAGGCAGGACGAAGCCCCTCACACGGCAATAATGTACTCATCTCCCACTCGAACGGACTCCAAACGCATTACTCCCATATGAGTAAAATCATAACTACGGTTGGCGCCAAGGTGAGCAAGGGAGATATTATCGGCGAAATTGGTTCAACGGGGCGTAGTACTGGGCCGCATCTCCACTACGAGGTTATCCTTAACGGTGAGCACGTTGATCCTCTTCCCTATCTTAAAGCAAGTAGAAGGAGCCCTTAACGATGTTTAAGAACAAAAAAACTAAAATTGATCCCAACTC
This portion of the Cohnella abietis genome encodes:
- a CDS encoding M23 family metallopeptidase, which produces MKWRHKKFTFMVIPDANSSVIRFQLSALILISGIAVIIALIAGCIAAFLIYRGSSGQIGQLKHQLSSASVDYERIIDNKSKHIDELQTNLIDLSEQAKTISTHMNDLKSLESQLKEMVGIDAGDSRAKAAHTQEEDSYSGQFSMDGGTGGEDRPVTEEEMKLLLDQTRDEFLNLGEELETMKPELEFTKSQVAKQQKLIAVTPTIWPTDSRKITSTFGIRKDPFKRRATYHAGLDIGANIGEPIYAAANGTVIEAGRSPSHGNNVLISHSNGLQTHYSHMSKIITTVGAKVSKGDIIGEIGSTGRSTGPHLHYEVILNGEHVDPLPYLKASRRSP